A single genomic interval of Microbacterium hydrocarbonoxydans harbors:
- the glp gene encoding gephyrin-like molybdotransferase Glp, with protein sequence MSAANGLRRSVEEQLALVLAALRPLPTEARAIRDAAHRTLAEPATAAHDIPLFDNSAMDGFAVRATDVAAASPENPVVLRVVADLPAGVSDDPALAAGEAARIMTGSPTPTDADAIVPFEDTAGGLADSLGEVRVLHAPAKPGAFVRRRGADLHAGDAVVLAGERLGAFQLSAAVAAGVETVTVTRAPRVAVVSTGSELLEPGEAAQRGRIPDSNGPLLELLVADADAEVVLVARVADDADAVRAVTETAVERGADVIVFTGGVSAGAYEPVRGAFDGRGEVEFASVAMQPGKPQAFGVLDTGTLVFGLPGNPVSVAVSFEVFVRPALLALQGRSEIHRPRAPFTADAAWTTPPGRRQYLPAVVDLARRTVRPATAGGSGSHLAGGLARAQAFAIVPAEIDAVAEGDVIDVMLVG encoded by the coding sequence ATGAGCGCCGCGAACGGACTGCGCCGGTCGGTCGAGGAGCAGCTCGCGCTGGTGCTCGCCGCCCTCCGCCCGCTGCCGACAGAGGCGCGCGCGATCCGGGACGCCGCCCACCGCACGCTCGCCGAACCCGCCACGGCGGCGCACGACATCCCGCTCTTCGACAACTCGGCCATGGACGGCTTCGCCGTGCGAGCAACGGATGTCGCCGCGGCATCCCCCGAGAACCCGGTCGTCCTGCGGGTGGTGGCCGACCTTCCCGCCGGGGTCTCCGACGACCCGGCACTGGCCGCGGGCGAAGCGGCGCGCATCATGACCGGCTCCCCCACGCCGACCGATGCCGACGCGATCGTGCCCTTCGAGGACACCGCCGGCGGTCTCGCCGACTCGCTCGGCGAGGTGCGCGTGCTGCACGCGCCGGCGAAACCCGGTGCGTTCGTCCGCCGCCGCGGTGCCGACCTGCACGCCGGCGACGCGGTGGTGCTCGCCGGCGAGCGGCTCGGCGCCTTCCAGCTGTCCGCCGCCGTCGCCGCCGGGGTCGAGACCGTCACGGTGACCCGCGCACCCCGGGTGGCCGTCGTATCGACCGGCAGCGAACTGCTGGAGCCGGGCGAAGCGGCACAACGCGGGCGCATCCCGGATTCGAACGGACCTCTGCTGGAGCTCCTCGTCGCGGATGCCGACGCCGAGGTCGTGCTCGTCGCGCGGGTCGCCGACGATGCGGATGCCGTCCGAGCCGTCACCGAGACAGCCGTCGAGCGCGGCGCCGACGTGATCGTGTTCACCGGCGGTGTCAGCGCGGGAGCCTACGAGCCCGTGCGCGGGGCGTTCGACGGACGGGGCGAGGTCGAGTTCGCAAGTGTCGCCATGCAACCGGGCAAGCCCCAGGCCTTCGGCGTGCTCGACACCGGCACTCTGGTGTTCGGGCTGCCCGGTAACCCCGTGAGTGTGGCGGTGTCGTTCGAGGTGTTCGTGCGCCCCGCGCTGCTGGCGCTGCAGGGTCGCTCCGAGATCCATCGGCCGCGTGCACCCTTCACCGCGGATGCCGCGTGGACCACCCCACCCGGACGACGCCAGTACCTGCCCGCCGTCGTCGACCTCGCGCGTCGGACGGTGCGTCCAGCCACCGCGGGCGGCTCGGGGTCGCACCTCGCCGGAGGCCTGGCCCGCGCTCAGGCCTTCGCGATCGTGCCCGCCGAGATCGACGCCGTCGCCGAGGGCGACGTGATCGATGTCATGCTGGTCGGATGA
- the moaC gene encoding cyclic pyranopterin monophosphate synthase MoaC, translated as MSFTHLDSAGHAHMVDVTGKQPTVRTATARGFVRCSPEVIAALRDGTAPKGDVLAVARIAGIQGAKSTPALLPLAHVIGVHRASVELDIVDDGVHVEATVGTADRTGVEMEALTAVSVSALAIVDMIKGLDRSVVIEDVRIVAKSGGRSGDWVREGES; from the coding sequence ATGAGCTTCACGCACCTCGATTCGGCCGGCCATGCCCACATGGTCGACGTGACCGGCAAGCAGCCGACCGTCCGCACCGCCACGGCCCGCGGATTCGTGCGCTGCAGTCCCGAGGTCATCGCGGCGCTGCGTGACGGCACCGCGCCCAAGGGCGACGTGCTCGCGGTCGCCCGCATCGCCGGCATCCAGGGCGCCAAGTCGACACCCGCTCTGCTGCCCCTCGCCCATGTGATCGGCGTGCACCGCGCCTCGGTCGAACTCGACATCGTCGACGACGGCGTGCACGTCGAGGCGACCGTCGGCACCGCCGACCGCACCGGTGTCGAGATGGAAGCCCTCACGGCCGTCTCGGTGAGCGCCCTCGCGATCGTCGACATGATCAAGGGCCTCGACCGCTCGGTCGTGATCGAAGACGTGCGCATCGTCGCGAAGTCGGGCGGGCGCTCGGGCGACTGGGTGCGCGAGGGAGAGTCGTGA
- a CDS encoding MoaD/ThiS family protein produces the protein MTTRVRYFAAAAEAAGTDAEDRGERSLAELRAAVVADHPALADILPRCAVMVDGVRSDDDRPLDDAQLIDVLPPFAGG, from the coding sequence ATGACCACCCGCGTCCGCTATTTCGCTGCGGCCGCCGAGGCCGCGGGCACCGACGCCGAGGACCGCGGCGAGCGCTCACTGGCGGAGTTGCGGGCCGCCGTCGTCGCCGACCATCCGGCGCTCGCCGACATCCTGCCGCGATGCGCGGTGATGGTCGACGGCGTGCGCAGCGACGACGACCGGCCGCTGGATGACGCGCAGCTGATCGACGTGCTGCCGCCGTTCGCCGGGGGCTGA
- a CDS encoding molybdenum cofactor biosynthesis protein MoaE, whose amino-acid sequence MNEVRIAAISEEPLDVEAHLAAVDDPALGGVTTFIGRVRDNDPDATTAVVGLEYSAHPDAEIALRGLAEQAGADAVGDARVVVAVSHRVGRLDVGDAAVVIAVAAEHRAEAFEVCRAVIEDIKQSLPVWKRQVESDGSTSWKGIGG is encoded by the coding sequence GTGAACGAGGTGCGGATCGCGGCTATCTCCGAGGAGCCGCTCGACGTCGAGGCCCACCTCGCGGCGGTCGATGACCCGGCCCTGGGCGGCGTCACGACATTCATCGGCCGTGTGCGCGACAACGACCCGGATGCGACGACGGCCGTGGTCGGCCTCGAATACAGCGCGCATCCCGATGCGGAGATCGCGCTGCGTGGCCTCGCCGAGCAGGCGGGGGCGGATGCCGTCGGCGATGCCAGGGTGGTCGTCGCTGTGAGCCACCGCGTCGGTCGCCTCGACGTCGGAGATGCGGCCGTCGTGATCGCGGTCGCCGCCGAGCATCGGGCCGAGGCCTTCGAGGTGTGCCGCGCGGTGATCGAGGACATCAAGCAGTCGCTGCCGGTGTGGAAGCGACAGGTCGAGTCCGACGGGTCCACGTCGTGGAAGGGCATCGGGGGCTGA